In Dendropsophus ebraccatus isolate aDenEbr1 chromosome 14, aDenEbr1.pat, whole genome shotgun sequence, the following proteins share a genomic window:
- the LOC138772463 gene encoding protein kinase C delta type-like, with amino-acid sequence MSTAWRRLEDMASTGQDCEEKPRNEKRKRKEEREEKTQKRRRGAEESGLEDEEPAAPRPYPISRYNVHQVLGRGAFGKVVLASVPGRNIKMAVKIIDKKRNEEETIIRERQILLAAQDCPFICQLYAAQQSEERAYLIMEYLPGGSLEALVEMCGCLNIGNVRFYTAEMICGLQFLHGLNIVHEDLKPDNVMLDADGHIRIIDLGMAREGSNTAEDWWCLGFVMARMAGPQPQDDFSYFYFQQKTTDKPTSPTRADAEEKQLAQDLIWKLMCSDPEKRLDVARNIRGHPFFSIIGWEELENRRVRPPWKPYEAELQTPHLQWPEDTEPLHPMPAYNYMSPRWARWMRRSRL; translated from the exons ATGTCTACGGCCTGGAGAAGACTGGAAGACATGGCGTCCACTGGACAAGACTGTGAGGAGAAGCCGAGGAacgagaagaggaagaggaaggaggagagagaggagaagacccagaagaggaggagaggagccgaGGAGAGCGGATTGGAGGATGAGGAGCCTGCAGCACCCCGCCCCTACCCCATCAGCCGCTACAACGTCCACCAGGTCCTGGGTAGGGGCGCCTTCGGCAAA GTGGTCCTGGCATCGGTTCCTGGTCGAAACATCAAGATGGCCGTCAAGATCATCGACAAGAAGAGGAACGAGGAAGAAACCATCATCCGAGAGCGGCAGATACTCCTTGCGGCCCAAGACTGTCCATTCATCTGCCAACTCTATGCCGCACAGCAGTCTGAGGAGCGCGCCTATCTCATCATGGAGTATCTGCCCGGCGGCAGCCTGGAGGCTTTGGTCGAGATGTGCGGCTGCCTGAACATCGGCAATGTAAG ATTCTACACAGCAGAGATGATATGCGGCCTCCAATTCCTCCATGGACTCAACATCGTCCACGA AGACCTGAAGCCGGACAACGTTATGTTGGATGCAGACGGCCACATCCGAATCATCGACCTGGGCATGGCCAGAGAGGGATCCAACACAGCAGAAGACTGGTGGTGCCTGGGGTTTGTGATGGCCAGGATGGCAGGACCACAACCTCAGGATGACTTCAGCTATTTCTATTTCCAGCAAAAGACCACCGACAAGCCCACATCTCCAACTCGGGCCGACGCTGAAGAGAAACAACTGGCACAAGATCTCATCTGGAAGCTGATGTGTAGTGATCCCGAGAAGCGCCTGGATGTGGCCAGAAACATCAGAGGGCATCCCTTCTTTTCCATCATCGGTTGGGAGgaactggagaacaggagagtcCGACCACCATGGAAGCCGTACGAGGCAGAGCTGCAAACTCCCCATCTGCAGTGGCCAGAAGACACCGAGCCCCTTCACCCCATGCCTGCGTATAACTACATGTCACCACGCTGGGCCCG ATGGATGAGAAGATCTCGACTGTGA